A single genomic interval of Suncus etruscus isolate mSunEtr1 chromosome 12, mSunEtr1.pri.cur, whole genome shotgun sequence harbors:
- the LOC126024669 gene encoding AP-3 complex subunit sigma-1-like produces the protein MIKAILIFNNHGKPRLSKFYQPYSKDTQQQIIRETFHLVSKRDENVCNFLEGGYLIGGSDNKLIYRHYATLYFVFCVDSSESELGILDLIQVFVETLDKCFENVCELDLIFHVDKVHNILAEMVMGGMVLETNMNEIVTQIDAQNKLEKSEAGLAGAPARAVSAVKNMNLPEIPRNINIGDISIKVPNLPSFK, from the coding sequence ATGATCAAGGCCATCCTCATCTTTAACAACCACGGCAAGCCCCGGCTCTCCAAGTTCTACCAGCCCTACAGTAAAGATACACAACagcaaatcatcagggagacattCCACTTGGTATCTAAGAGAGATGAAAATGTTTGTAATTTCCTTGAAGGAGGATATTTAATTGGAGGATCTGACAACAAACTAATTTATAGACATTATGCAACATTATATTTTGTCTTCTGCGTGGATTCTTCAGAAAGTGAACTTGGCATTTTAGACTTGATTCAAGTATTTGTGGAAACTCTGGACAAGTGTTTTGAAAATGTTTGTGAATTGGATTTAATTTTCCATGTAGATAAGGTTCACAATATCCTTGCAGAAATGGTGATGGGGGGAATGGTTTTGGAGACCAACATGAATGAAATTGTCACACAAATTGATGCACAAAACAAACTGGAGAAATCTGAGGCTGGCTTAGCAGGAGCTCCAGCCCGTGCTGTATCAGCTGTAAAGAATATGAATCTTCCTGAGATCCCAAGAAATATTAACATTGGTGACATCAGTATAAAAGTGCCAAACCTGCCctcttttaaataa